The following is a genomic window from Paenibacillus sp. FSL R5-0766.
TGGCAATGGACAAAATTGAGAGCTTTTTCAGAGATCGTAATGTGGACATGACAGAGAATAACCGACGTCAGGCGATCGTTATTGATGGCGGAACACCTCTGGCCAACGAAACAGGCCTTGCGGCTGGAAATGCGATTTCTGACAATGACAAATATTATGTTGTGATGCCTGGACCACCTAAAGAGTTGATTCCAATGTTTGAACAGGAAGTCAAACCTTGGCTGTTCCAGCATGTACTCACTGAAGAGATGCCGATCTATTCCCGAATGCTGAAATTCGCAGGTATTGGTGAATCTGCTCTGGAAGATCGACTTCTGGATCTGATTGACGCGCAGACAGACCCTACGATTGCTCCTTACGCGAGTGAAGGCGAAGTTACGGTACGTGTCTCCACAAAGGCTGCGAGTGAGGGAGAGGCGAAGCTGAAGCTGGATGCGATGGAGGTTCAGATTCGGGAGCGTTTGACAGAACATCTCTACGCGAACGAGGATGTGCCTATAGAGTACACGATTGTAACCATGATGTCTGACATGGGGCTGACGCTGAGCGCTGCTGAGAGCTGTACAGGAGGGCTTGTCATGCAAAGTCTGACCTCTGTACCCGGAAGTGCATCAATGCTCAAAGGTGGAATTGTTTGTTACTCCAATGAAATTAAAGAAAAGCTGCTGAATGTGCCTCATGATTATCTGGAAGGTGAAGATGCACCTGGGGCGGTAAGCCCTGAGGTTGCAAAAGTGCTTGCTGAGCAGATCCGCATGATTGGCGATGCTGATTTTGGCTTGGCTGTTACCGGTGTAGCTGGACCGGGATATTCGGAACGCAAACCACCCGGACTTGTCTTCATCGCTCTTGCTGAACGTGGAAAAGAGACGGAAATTCATGAGCTGCGTATTAATGGTAATCGCGAGACGGTTCGCATTCGTTCAGCCAAAGCGATTCTCTATCGCTTATGGCAAAAACTTGTGGCGATGGATTGATTAGTTAATCGCTTCGATTGCATTTACAGTTCCAAGCAAGTATAATTAAGGAAGACGGAAGAACCGTAGAATTAGGCTTTACAGCCTTGTTTACGGTTCTTTTTTCTGTTTAATGGAAAGTTTCCTTGAGGAAGAGGCGCCTCGGCCTTTACAAAAAAAACGAATGTATGTTCGAAAAAAAGCTTGGCAAACGTGTTAAAACAAGGTATCATTATCTTATAAACAGTAAAGGGTGTGAGCTTATTGTCAGACCGTCGTGCCGCGCTTGATATGGCGCTCCGTCAAATAGAGAAGCAATTTGGTAA
Proteins encoded in this region:
- a CDS encoding competence/damage-inducible protein A, which gives rise to MKAEIIAVGTELLLGQIVNTNARYLSRELAAMGIDVYFQTVVGDNLNRLSEAIRIAQSRADVILFSGGIGPTQDDLTKDALAAVLNRKLHTDRMAMDKIESFFRDRNVDMTENNRRQAIVIDGGTPLANETGLAAGNAISDNDKYYVVMPGPPKELIPMFEQEVKPWLFQHVLTEEMPIYSRMLKFAGIGESALEDRLLDLIDAQTDPTIAPYASEGEVTVRVSTKAASEGEAKLKLDAMEVQIRERLTEHLYANEDVPIEYTIVTMMSDMGLTLSAAESCTGGLVMQSLTSVPGSASMLKGGIVCYSNEIKEKLLNVPHDYLEGEDAPGAVSPEVAKVLAEQIRMIGDADFGLAVTGVAGPGYSERKPPGLVFIALAERGKETEIHELRINGNRETVRIRSAKAILYRLWQKLVAMD